Proteins from one Mytilus galloprovincialis chromosome 11, xbMytGall1.hap1.1, whole genome shotgun sequence genomic window:
- the LOC143052086 gene encoding uncharacterized protein LOC143052086, whose product MKNLLAYYLTGSKAVVTQNAGYPSSSYSGIQAWIKTHSEDPLQCPDNADVVTFLDNNQVLQRKWRVQTDFKSTSSVITTIVHIIPDKTSSLQHKTELSPRQWLNVEERVNVKDALLTKIQQQEDSFSKYRDQFIAAQLNIICQQQTSRDGTITDVVTDEIISPHTKPQDRYTFIPSRHPDEKPVVIMGDPAFENPCSYESIEKVYIY is encoded by the exons ATGAAAAACCTCCTGGCTTATTACCTCACTGGCAGCAAGGCTGTGGTTACCCAGAATGCAGGCTACCCATCATCCAGTTACAGTGGAATCCAGGCTTGGATTAAAACCCATAGCGAGGATCCATTGCAGTGTCCAGATAATGCAGATGTGGTTACTTTTTTAGATAATAATCAG GTGCTGCAAAGAAAATGGAGAGTTCAAACAGATTTCAAGTCAACTAGCAGTGTTATTACAACGATAGTTCACATAATCCCGGATAAAACATCTAGTCTCCAACATAAAACTGAGCTTTCTCCAAGACAATGGTTGAATGTGGAAGAAAGAGTTAATGTTAAAGATGCCCTTCTAACAAAAATACAGCAACAGGAagattctttttcaaaatataG AGACCAGTTTATTGCAGCTCAGCTGAACATCATTTGCCAACAACAGACAAGTAGGGATGGTACCATTACTGATGTCGTTACCGATGAGATAATTTCTCCACATACCAAACCACAAGATAG ATACACTTTCATTCCATCTAGACATCCAGATGAGAAGCCTGTGGTGATAATGGGAGATCCAGCATTTGAAAATCCTTGTTCTTATGAGTCTattgaaaaagtatatatatactaa